The DNA window TGACAACCAAGTGCTTTATATTTAttcggacggagggagtataaaaaaagagagtgagaaaaaaattaatattgtgtCCATCTCactctaagtggagcatttctaattcggcacaagattttatgtaatgttgttttgtgggtaagtgaagaaaataaagtaagagagtgatatttctatatttagaaatatgtcatttagAGTGGAAAGCATAGAGTGTCAAATAAAAATAGAGTAGAAGAACTCATATTCCAAATGAacaaaatttaaacttaaaaatTTCTGATTCTCTAAGAATGAGGGGCAacgtgaaaaaataaaaaaaatgtgcaaATAGTATGTAAGTGCAAAAATGTATTTTCTAAAGATTAAAATGGTGAGTAGTTAGTCGAAAACGAACAATATGAAACTCACCCAGAGGAGACCAATGACGGTGTCCTCATTCAGCTGGTACTCCTCTTGGAGAGTGAGCAAAGCGTCTATGAAATGGTTCTTGCTGCTTCCGGCGAGCGAGGCTGTGCTCTGCCATGATCTTCTTCGTGAAGCTATCGGTACGAGCATTGTGCGCGTCCAGGGCGGCGTTCTCGTTTTTGTAGAAGATGCTGAACCACACCGGGAGAAACTCTGCGCTCACGGATTTCTTGGTGCCGGATTTGAGAGAGCTGTTGAGAATGTTCTTCAATTCTCGGCCCTGTTCATCAATCACGCCGTTGCTGTCGATGAATCGCTTCCCGAAGGTTAGCCTTGTTATGTGCAAGAATGCCATCGTGCTCAAGTATTCACGCACCACCATAGCTTTTCCCTTGTTTTCTGCCAGTATGTATTAACAAACAACAAGCTAATTTTACATAGTGATGAACAAATCTACATGTAGTTTTTATGTGTTATGAACAAACTcgatatattgtacaaacttcaaactataatTTAGACAGATTTGATGTAAACATATGACAAGTAACGTtaatagaaaatgtcaacacaaataacATTGTCAATCGATTGACATTGTTTGTGCACTTTCTGTCAACACAAATAACATTCAATCTTGAAATCTAACGATCCAGatatagtttggagtttgtaggAAAGGATCTTAGTTTGGTTTGGATTTTTGTAGGAAAGAATCTTAGTTTGACAATGCTTCAAATCTAACGTCgtagatcatagtttgaagtttgtaggAAAGAATCATAATTCGGTTTGGAGTTTATAGGAAATTATCATAGTATGTCAAGACTTGAAATCTAACAGTCTAAATCATAGTTTGAAATTTATAGGAAATAATCATAGTTGGGTTTGAAGTTTGTAAGAAATAATCATAGTTCGAAATTTGTAGAAAAAATGCAATTTTGCATTTTATTACTAAACAAATCTACATTAAGTTTGTAGGAAATTATTATAGTTTGGTTTGAAGtttatagaaaataattatagtttggagtttgtaaaAATATTGCAGTtttgcattttattattatacaaatctacatggaaataaaaaaaaggtcaCTCAAACTTCTTAAAAGGTCTTTTTAAGGGAAATGGATAAGGATGTAAgaatatatagataaataaaatcATTAACAAGACGATATAGGACAAGAATAAGGGGTCCTAACAATCACTAACCAGGCTTAGTCCTTGAAAATGGACTCGACCATTGCGGTGACCTCGTCTTCTCGAATGGGGCGGAGTCCCTCGAGGCGCTTGGCCGAGAAGAGCTTGAGCGTGCAGAGCTTCCTGACCTTGACATAGTGAGGGCCATAGTCAGCCCAAATCAAATCCATGTCGTTCTTGCTGGACTTGTTGATCTGCCTCATGCGGTTGCGGTTCGCAAGCTGCAGGTCGTGGTCCTTGAGCACCTCCTTCGCCAGCGCCGCCGTGTTGACCACCACCTTGAGGTGGGACCCGAGGTACACGGAGAAGATGGGGCCGTATTTCTCCGACCACTCCGTGAAACACCGCACCAGCACCGGCTTTATGTCCGGCAGGTTGCCCACGATGGGCCGAGGCGGCGGCCTTGGCGGCAGCTTGTAGCGGATGCGGCTCAAGATCTTGTACGCGTGGACGAGGACGAGGACGAGGATGAGAACGAGGACAGGAAGCGCCATTTTCGGTTGGGGTGGAGGTGTTGTTTGTTAGTGTATAATTATATAGCGAAGTGTTGTATTGTTTGTATTGGAATGCTTTGTTTTTCATTCAACTTGAATTATTCCATGATTTACATCCATCTATATATGAAGGACACTATACAAATAAGGTAAAGATTCACCCTAATTCTAATTACCTTATTACATGGTAAATTACTAATCACAATCAATTTCATATCTCCTTGATTATTTGCTTGTGATTTGATTCCCCCTTgattctttccaacactccccctcaagttaagtaggGGAATCATCCAAACTTAACTTTCCCAATACTTCATGGAAACTTCTGGAGTCCACAGCTTTGGTAAGAATATCAGCCAGCTGGTCTTCTGATCGGACAAACGGTAGTTCCACAACCTTGGCTTCAATGttgtctttgatgaagtgtcgatcaACTTCAACATGTTTTGTCCTGTCATGCTGTACTGGGTTCTCGGATATGCTGATAgctgccttgttatcacaaAATAGTTTGCAGGGTTCGGAAGACATCAATTCCAACTCGGTCATTAGCCTTTTTAGCCACAGGATCTTAGTCAATCCACTCTTGATCCCTCGAAATTCTGCTTCAGCACTCGACAAAGCTacaaccttttgtttcttacttcgcCAGGTGACCAAATTGCCACCAACGAATGTGAAATACCCTACGGTTGACTTTCGATCATTTGGATTTCCGGCCTAATCAACATCTGTGATCCATATATGTCCATATGACCATGCTTCTTAAACATCACTCCATGTCCCGGAGTTCCTTTTAGGTATCGAACGATCCGCAGTTCTGCTTCCCAGTGAGATTCTTGGGGTttgtgcataaactgactcacCACCCCAACTGCGTATGCAATGTCAGGTCTCGTATGGGACAAGTAAATCAGGTTTCCTACCAAGCGTTGATACCTTGTGCGATGAGTAGGTTCTGTTCCTTCTACTATCTATAGTCCGTGATTCTGCACCATAGGAGTATCTGTTGGCTTACAATCCAACATTCCAGTTTCCGCCAGTAAGTCGAGGACATCCTTTCTCTGGTTAATGAAGATTCCCTTCTTTGATCTCAATACTTCTATTCCCATAAAGTACTTTAGCagtccaagatccttcatctgaAATTCTGAAAACAGGTTCTGCCTCAACAGTTTGATTTCTTCCTCATCGTCGCCGGTGAggatcatgtcatctacatagatgatcagGCAGGTAATCTTTCCTTCCCTCTTTTTCAAAAACAAagtatgatcagagttgctCTGTTTATACCCGTACTTATTCATTACTTCggtgaatctcccaaaccatggTCGAGTCGActgtttcaatccatacaacGTCTTCTTGAGTTTGCACACTTGTCCACCTTTGAAGTCTTCAGAGAAACCTGGTGGGGCTTCCATGTATATTGGTTTCGAGAGTTCaccatgtaggaaggcattagtaacatcaaactggtgtagggGCCACTCCTTGTTGGCTGCAATAGAGAATAGAACTCGGATAGTGTTCATTTTGGCAACTGGGGAGAATGTCTCGGCATAATCGACCCCATATGTTTGAGTGTATCCCTTGGCTACCAACCTCGCCTTGTATCTTTCAATCGATCCATCTGGTCTCcttttgatggtgaagacccaCCTGCATCCTACAGCTCGCACACCTTCTGGTTTGGCACATACATCCCACGTCTCGCTCTTCATCAGGGCATTCATTTCTACCATCATCGCTTTCCTCCAATGAGGCATTCTCATAGCCTCTTCTGATGTTTGAGTTATCTCTTCTTCTTTATACAGGGCGGTTGTGAACGCCCTAGCCATTTCTGTGAGATTGGCTTTAGCAAGATTTGCTTCTGAGTACCTGCTTTTAGCCCCGATTTTCTCTGGACTGTATCTTTTAGGTGGAATCCCTCGAGTGCTGCGCTGGGGAAGAATGTATCGACTAGTATCTCCATCAATGGCAGTGACTTCATCTGTGCCAGGATTGTCAGTAGGAATTGATGTACTTTCAGGTTCAGGagttacctcggatatcactggaggaggattGGACTGTAGTGTGGTTGGCTGAGGAGGATCTATAGTAGACGTGACCTGCTCGGCGGTAGCGctagcttgttctgttggttTCGCCTCGGAGTTGCTTGATTGAGGCACCAACCAACTTGGGGGTCCACTTATCTCTCCTAGGCCATTCATATTTCCACCTCTCTCCCTCTGACCTCTAAGTTGGGTTTGATAAAAATACTCGCACTCAAGGAAGTTACAATTCATAGTAGTGATTAATTTCCTAGATGACGGATCATAGCATCTATATCCTTTTTGATTAATCCCATACCTAAGAAAGACACATTTCACAGCGCACGCAGAAAATTTTGTCTGTTCATGTTTCGGAACATGCACATAGACAGAGCATCCAAAAATTTTAAGCGGAAGAGTGAGGGGTTCCGGGATTTTCGTCACTTTTGAAAGAACTTgatgaaggggctggcagcggaagcgtgcgttcataacggatcacatgaatttgatctatttagcagattatttagacaaaatctattcgcataattatcacatgtatcatgctcataacttgaattaaaacatgctttagcacataaaatccctaaaacatgcttactgcggaattagccaatttacctcgttgattcaatcaagaatcgttgatggcttgctccgtctccacgtgaagatcttcaatacaagacctcggatcttctgactggtgtcccggactatacgctgatatttgtgtgggcaaatctcaccaacgtactaggactcgaataatggaagacagaaactgctcacggagggagcacaattttcgaaatctctctttagaggggggacgaaaattttaaaaaaataattgttgtgttttctgtctcctttattctcctatttatataagtcacatattgggccccagtcagggatctaaggaagaatttggaacaggcctcacccaattagctttttactaattaaattgaacccacaatttaatataagcttatattggaatattacgagcagccactacagaagtaatattgcactgccttctaaatccgaaattacaagtattccgggtttcctttaattgcatttgatttatttctcgcgcttaagatagaaacatccattaattaattaatgcctgctatagacttaattaattaacatatttcaaattccaagagtggacttagaaagaaactcttatttattattcatagagtaatcaaactccaactagctaggttccgaataataaaacttcgtttcgagctcctcttgtggatgttatcaaacgagactctcctcgcgcacgtttcaacataatagcaatcctagcacctctagataatgatcaccactacccaatatacctggatcgttgggttacgaaaaacccgcacctttggtaagtcaaagtagtggatactcaatatcgtatgctcaatgctaacgtacattgattaagaaattaattatcaagacctcgtctttcagtagatagcataaagactcgtcttgctgttagatccattcagtgctataccacaccaacgtcatcttatttgaataaggtttagaaatattcggactgacattgcaacctttcgcgataggtagtctaggcctatctaggttgtgaaattcttatttttctttgtttagaactgaccgtgttaccttaaattggacgacgcccacaaccggtctactaaaacaaagacttagactttgttacgtttgctcatacatttaaatatgcaataaacaaccattaaatgtaagacataacaacattatgacaaaaataatctgttgcatttattagaaaataaccattagagttttacagtatccaatcactcgaaaggtgatttctagtatacaaaaccctaacacttGAAGGGGTGTTTTCATATCAAGTATTTTTGTAGGGAGACGGTTTACAAGGTAGACTGAGGTAGCGACTACTTCTggccaaagaaattttgggaCATTTGTGTCAAAAAATAAAGCTCGAGTTATTTCAAGaagaattctattttttctctcaactACCCCGTTTTGCTCCGGTGTATAAGGACAGGAGGTTTGGTGCTCTAACCCGTGTGTTTTAAAAGAGTCTTCCGTGTCTTTAttgacaaattccctcccattatctgacctaagGACTGAGACAGTTTTGTGAAATTGTATCTgagtcattttaaaaaatatgacaaatttttcaAACACTTCAGATTTATTTCGCAACAAATACACCCAGGTCATTCTTGTGTAGTCATTAACAAACAGGAGAAAATACTTAAAACTATGATCACTAGTAATAggcgcagggccccacacatcagcatgaacTAGGGAAATAAATGTCTTTAACAAGCGTATTACTGGATTTAAAAGACTGTCTATGATTCTTAGCCAAAACACACGACTCACAAGAAATGTCTTTAAGATGCGAAAATTTTGGAAAAAGCAATTTAAAATAACCCGCAGACGGATGACCCAATCTTCGGTGCCATAACCAAGCTTCTCTATtagcagatccgtgagcaagcatcgcggcgCCACCTTggtgagctatctcgtccataTAATAGAGGCCTTGACGCTTAGTgacacgcccaattatcctcctcgtcctgatatcctgtaatacacagaaGTTCGGGTGCATCAATAAAGTACAATTCAGCTCCTTAGTCAGgtgactaatagacatcaatTTGTGAGACAATTTTGGCACATAGAGACAGTTTTTAAGTTTCAGACTGGAGATATTTCAATAGTTCTACTTCCATGCACAAATGTTAATTCGCCTTCGGCTATTTGAATCTGGCTTTTAATTGACCCATTAAAAGTAGAGAAATCTTCCCTATCATAAGTCATAGTATCTGTAGCCCCGCAATCAAAAATCCACTAACTTTCAGTATTACACTCCAAATTTTTTGCCATGCACGCAATATGGGTGTTTTCAAGGGGGTGCAAAATAATTAGGGCTAACAaatgaattttttgaatttggggggtcaatttttgtattttcagtttttagagGACTTAATTGCATAGTAAAATCATTCTGGGGTAAATTATGCAATTTATCGGATCTGGGGGACTTATGTGCGACAGGGGATGTAGGATGGAGTAGTATTTGATATTTTACGGAAGTGGGGGTGTTATGTGCAAATAACAAATGAGGGCTAGGGTTAAACAACCCCAACCCTTACCTCCAAACATCCCACCGCCTCTCCTGAAATCGGTGATTGCTGCTTCTCCAATCGTTCTGCCTCTGTTCTCAGGTCGTCCTTGAGCGTCGGCGGCCTCCTGGTTACCCGCTCCGGTCGCCGGGAATGTGCCCCCTCCGTTTTCAGTTACACCGATCGCCAATTTCGCTTTGGCTTTTTGGTTctcatcccaccattccgggaatCCAACAAGAAGGAAACACGATTCCTTGGTATGTTTGTGTTTTCTGCAGTGGGAGCACCAAAGTTTTGACTTGTCGGGCTTGAACGGTCGGCGATTCGGAGCGGTTGGCGTCCCTGTCCGATACGGTGGCGGTCAACTCCGTTGCTGATTCCGGGCTGAAAAACCGAGCCCGATGTTGCCCGATGATGATAAGGCGTCGTTAGTTGCACGGCTTCTCACTTTATCCAACCGTATGCAACTACCGCTGAGGGCCATGGTCGCTCCTTGAGGACTTCTCGTTTCATTTGATCGTATTTTGGATTGAGGCCGGTCAGAAATTTGAATAGCCGGCGCGTCTCGATGTACTTCCGGAACTGCCCTACTCCTTTGTCACAGCAGGTGACCCGTTTTTCTTGACACCGGTCCACGTCAATCCATGTCCCGTGTAAGTGCCGCCAATATGTTTCGAGACTTAGTTCCCCTTGTTTAACGTTCTCTGCCTTTTCTTCTAGGTCGAACAGTAGGAACGGATCGGATGTACCTTCGAAAGTCACGGCTAGACTCTTCCATAGAGCCTCTGTCGTTTGGTGATGAGCAAAATCGATGACGATGTCGGTCTCGATGTTGTCTAGGATCCACGAGAAGACAATTAGATCCGTCTCCTCCCACTCCGTGTAGTCGGCCGCCCCTGGTTCGGGTGGTGGCGGATTGCCGTTGATGTGGCGGAGTACCCTCCTACTCCCAATCTGGATCTTCATCAGCCGTGCCCATACCGAATAGTTTGTTCCGTTGAGCTTTACGGCGATAGTCACATTTTTGCTGACCATCAGCTTGTTGTCGTTTGAGGTTTTGGGTTTGTCGTCGTCGGTCATGGCTTAATTCTGCCTTAGGTCGAGAGAGGTATATTCTAGGCTGTGATGAATCTATTTCTAAGCCTTTTTTGCTCTGATGCTATATTGGAATGCTTTGTTTTTCATTCAACGTGAATTATTCCATGATTTACATCCATCTATATAGGAAGGAGACTATACAAATAAGGTAAAGATTCACCCTAATTCTAATTACCTTATTACATGGTAAATTACTAATGACAATCAATTTCATATCTCCTTGATTATTTGCTTGTAATTTGATTCCcccttgatttctttccaactgTTTGTGAGATTTAGAAATATATTAGTGAGATCTTAGATTAATGCAAAAGGTCGTTTGGTGtggtataattttaaatttcatgttgAAATTATGAAAGAATGGATATTAAAGGATCGAATGTCGAAGGTGAGCTCGGAAAATTTAGAATTATAGAAATCGATACTCAAACGATGTCTTGATGAGTTTAATTtttactacttcctccgtcttacaaaaataaaaactttagagatgacacgggttttaatgtgaaattagtaaaatatgaaagatagcataaagaaaaagtgattgaaatatttttagtgaaGAATGAAACTTACTTTATACAAGAGAGAAGACTTACCAAAAATATAAGGGGACATTttttaataagaaatgaaaGAATATTTTTGTGGGATTGAGAAAAGACTATCATACAAGTACCCAGTATTTTATAACTATAAAAAAAACCCTACTGCATACTTGCCACTATTTCCCATATGATGAGAATTTCAAGGTCATGGTAATACTGTTCAAATAAAACCATGTATTTTATAACTATATGAAAACTATTATGAGTTGCCACTCTTTCCCACATGGTGAGAATTTCGAGATCATATATACTAATACTTTTTAGCAACAATAACGTGCCACATTAATGGCACAtccaatttttatatatgtacaTGTAAAAAGTACATCCCAACTATCAACATAAAACCGATGCAAAGCATGGGGTATTAAATTTGGATGAGACTGTATGAAAGGTAAAGATTGATATATTAAAGccctaatttaaaaaaaaaattagaaccAAAACACATCCTTTCAGTTTATCGATCTAACATTATATCttgtaaataatttatttatcattttatgttttCACCTTTAGTAAAACCATAGCAAAAAAACACTTTTAAATCATATATGGAGCATTCCCTTTCGTCTTATAGTATAACTTCATTTTGGAgatgacacagattttaatacGTAATGgataaaataggaaaaaatgaaaaaaagtagatGATGAGACCTataaataatatgaaaaaaGATATAGAGAAAAGATTTATATAAATTAGTATGGTTTATTACTATGGAATGGATAAATGAGTAATGGGTAAAATAGGAATCAAACATGCAACATAGTGATATTAACTCCACAATGGTAATAGCAAACTCTTCTCAGTCTGTTTTCACGTGGCTAACACTAAGCATTGCGATGAAGAAATCCAGCCAGTTTTCAGCACTCTCACAGCAGAAAATCGACATATTAAGCATTTCCAAATACACATGTAACGAAGCGTAGAAAACACAGCACACGGTAGGGGGGAGTCCAGTGTGTATCAGCTCTATTCTCTTCACATGTCATCCTCGGCCTCCTCTTCATCCTGGTCGTACTCTTCTTCATCGTCGGCTGTCGCATCCTGGTACTGCTGGTACTCAGAGACGAGGTCGTTCATGTTGCTCTCCGCCTCGGTGAACTCCATCTCGTCCATTCCTTCACCTGTGTACCAATGCAAGAAAGCCTTCCTCCTGAACATGGCTGTGAACTGCTCGCTCACTCTTCTGAACATCTCCTGAATGGAGGTCGAGTTCCCAATGAAGGTGGATGCCATCGAGAGACCTCTTGGAGGGATGTCACACACGCTGGATTTCACATTGTTGGGGATCCACTCCACGAAGTAGGAGGAGTTCTTGTTCTGGACATTGATCATCTGCTCGTCCACTTCCTTGGTGCTCATTTTGCCCCTGAACATGGCTGACGCAGTGAGGTAACGCCCGTGGCGTGGGTCAGCAGCACACATCATGTTCTTTGAATCCCACATTTGTTGGGTAAGCTCTGGAACAGTCAGAGCACGGTATTGCTGAGAGCCACGAGATGTCAGAGGA is part of the Salvia splendens isolate huo1 chromosome 6, SspV2, whole genome shotgun sequence genome and encodes:
- the LOC121809031 gene encoding uncharacterized protein LOC121809031, which codes for MTDDDKPKTSNDNKLMVSKNVTIAVKLNGTNYSVWARLMKIQIGSRRVLRHINGNPPPPEPGAADYTEWEETDLIVFSWILDNIETDIVIDFAHHQTTEALWKSLAVTFEGTSDPFLLFDLEEKAENVKQGELSLETYWRHLHGTWIDVDRCQEKRVTCCDKGVGQFRKYIETRRLFKFLTGLNPKYDQMKREVLKERPWPSAVVAYGWIK